A window of Phycobacter azelaicus contains these coding sequences:
- a CDS encoding saccharopine dehydrogenase family protein codes for MTIHWCGTGLSAIPGLRRLLEAGHDVAVWNRTPEKAREAVGDLTTNIHAFSISNLAQMLSPADVVVSMLPGDWHVELAELAISKGAHFVSSSYIAPEMRALDDKARAAGVALVNEVGLDPGIDHLMAHALVHDYKASAAYDSDNHISFISYCGGIPKTPNPFRYKFSWSPLGVLKALRSPSRSVRDYSELRVDRPWDAISSYDAPLPTPESFEVYPNRDSLPFMAQYEFEETWPVKEFVRGTLRLNGWSEAWADVFKEVETLEGEAGDARLKEMSDQFWDENAYDEGEPDRVVLCVSLKAEKDGETVWHKTYVMDAWGDERGTAMARLVSYPVSFAIEAVMNRQIPAGVHAAPSDPKLIEDWMGKIGTLAQHLEVIDHTG; via the coding sequence ATGACCATTCACTGGTGCGGAACCGGCCTGTCGGCCATCCCCGGCCTGCGCCGCCTTCTGGAGGCGGGCCATGACGTTGCGGTGTGGAACCGCACCCCCGAAAAAGCGCGCGAAGCGGTGGGTGATCTGACCACCAATATCCATGCCTTCTCCATTTCGAACCTCGCCCAGATGCTGAGCCCGGCCGATGTGGTCGTCTCGATGCTGCCCGGCGACTGGCACGTGGAGCTGGCGGAGCTGGCGATCTCAAAGGGTGCGCATTTCGTCTCCTCCTCCTATATCGCGCCCGAAATGCGCGCACTCGACGACAAGGCCCGCGCGGCGGGTGTGGCGCTGGTGAACGAGGTCGGTCTTGATCCCGGCATCGACCACCTGATGGCCCATGCGCTGGTCCATGACTACAAAGCCTCGGCCGCTTATGATTCCGACAACCACATCAGCTTTATCTCCTACTGCGGCGGCATTCCCAAGACGCCCAACCCCTTCCGCTACAAGTTCAGCTGGTCGCCGCTTGGCGTGCTGAAGGCGCTGCGCTCGCCCTCGCGCTCGGTGCGGGATTACTCCGAGCTGCGCGTCGACCGCCCCTGGGACGCGATCAGCAGCTATGACGCACCGCTGCCCACCCCTGAAAGTTTCGAGGTTTATCCCAACCGCGACTCCCTGCCCTTCATGGCGCAGTATGAGTTCGAAGAGACTTGGCCGGTTAAGGAGTTCGTCCGCGGCACCCTGCGCCTGAATGGCTGGTCCGAAGCCTGGGCCGATGTATTCAAAGAGGTCGAAACCCTCGAAGGCGAGGCTGGCGATGCCCGCCTGAAAGAGATGTCCGACCAGTTCTGGGATGAAAACGCCTATGACGAGGGTGAGCCGGACCGTGTTGTCCTATGCGTCAGCCTGAAGGCGGAAAAGGACGGCGAGACCGTCTGGCACAAGACCTATGTGATGGATGCCTGGGGTGATGAGCGCGGCACTGCAATGGCGCGGCTTGTGTCCTACCCAGTCAGCTTTGCCATCGAGGCGGTGATGAACCGCCAGATCCCAGCGGGCGTCCATGCCGCCCCCAGCGATCCCAAGCTGATCGAAGATTGGATGGGCAAGATCGGCACGCTGGCGCAGCACTTGGAAGTTATCGACCACACAGGGTGA
- a CDS encoding SemiSWEET family sugar transporter — MELYIGYLAGAMGTICWIPQAWRAWSTRDTSGLSLAANLMFLLTVSLWLIYGLMVGDMPLILANFCAVLIVISIVAAKLKYK; from the coding sequence ATGGAACTCTACATCGGATATCTAGCCGGGGCGATGGGTACGATCTGCTGGATCCCTCAAGCGTGGCGCGCCTGGAGTACGCGTGACACATCCGGCCTGTCGCTGGCGGCAAATCTGATGTTTCTACTCACTGTATCGCTCTGGCTCATCTACGGGCTAATGGTGGGCGACATGCCATTGATCCTGGCCAATTTCTGCGCGGTGCTGATCGTCATCAGCATCGTGGCGGCTAAACTGAAATACAAATAG
- a CDS encoding saccharopine dehydrogenase → MTHLWVRAEQRPNEERVGLTGEGAKALIEAGIKVTVEESSVRALPLQGYIDAGCEIAPENSWPEAPRDAIIFGLKELPEDGTPLPHRHIMFGHAFKGQHSGKELLRRFREGGGTLYDLEYLVEENGRRVAAFGYWAGYAGAAVTLKCWAAQQRGETCGPVGVYTDKDSLIADLAAELYNVANARPNAIVIGALGRVGTGAADLLETMGVVVTKWDMAETAHGGPFPEILEHDLFLNCIFARPGTPVFVPQSALNAPRKLTAIGDVACDPDSDYNPVPVYSRATTWDAPAVRVAEDPVLDVMAIDNLPSMLPAESSVDYAEQLLPSLLTLGDLDKGVWGRAKATFDEHMNS, encoded by the coding sequence ATGACTCATCTCTGGGTACGGGCCGAGCAGCGCCCGAACGAAGAACGGGTAGGGCTGACCGGCGAAGGCGCAAAGGCGCTGATCGAGGCCGGGATCAAGGTCACGGTCGAGGAAAGCTCAGTCCGGGCGTTGCCCCTGCAAGGCTATATCGATGCGGGCTGCGAGATCGCGCCGGAAAACAGCTGGCCGGAAGCGCCCAGGGACGCGATCATCTTTGGTCTCAAAGAGCTGCCCGAGGATGGCACCCCATTGCCTCATCGCCACATCATGTTCGGCCATGCCTTCAAGGGACAGCACTCCGGCAAGGAGCTCCTGCGCCGGTTCCGCGAGGGCGGCGGTACGCTTTACGATCTGGAATATCTGGTCGAGGAAAACGGCCGCCGGGTTGCTGCTTTCGGCTATTGGGCCGGCTATGCGGGTGCGGCGGTCACGCTGAAATGCTGGGCCGCACAGCAGCGCGGTGAGACTTGCGGTCCCGTTGGTGTCTACACAGACAAGGATTCGCTGATCGCAGATCTTGCAGCTGAGCTGTACAATGTGGCGAACGCTCGGCCCAATGCCATCGTGATCGGCGCGCTTGGCCGTGTCGGCACTGGTGCGGCAGACCTCTTGGAGACCATGGGCGTCGTGGTCACCAAATGGGACATGGCGGAAACCGCGCATGGCGGCCCCTTCCCGGAAATCCTTGAGCACGATCTGTTCCTCAACTGCATCTTCGCACGCCCCGGCACCCCGGTCTTCGTGCCGCAATCGGCGCTGAACGCACCGCGCAAGTTGACCGCCATCGGCGATGTCGCCTGCGATCCGGACAGCGATTACAACCCGGTGCCTGTTTACAGTCGCGCCACAACCTGGGACGCTCCCGCCGTACGCGTAGCCGAGGATCCGGTGCTCGATGTGATGGCGATCGACAACCTGCCCTCGATGCTACCGGCCGAAAGCTCGGTCGACTATGCCGAGCAGCTGTTGCCCTCTCTGCTGACGCTTGGCGACCTCGACAAAGGCGTTTGGGGCCGGGCCAAGGCCACCTTTGACGAGCACATGAACTCCTGA
- a CDS encoding glutathione S-transferase family protein, producing the protein MQLYFTPGTISIAVAIALEEAGLPYESVQVDFASAEQTKPAYHQINPKGRVPALVVEGGILTETGALLDYIADLAPEAGLRPEDALQQARMREVMYYLASTMHVNHAHKMRGSRWATQQSSFDDMAAKVPETMATSAAYISENGLRGPFVLGEKISLADCYLFVVCNWLEGDGVSIADYPKIQEFMTAMEQRASVQAVRAKSML; encoded by the coding sequence ATGCAGCTCTATTTCACACCCGGAACCATTTCGATTGCCGTGGCCATCGCCCTTGAAGAAGCAGGTCTGCCATACGAATCAGTTCAGGTGGATTTCGCCAGCGCCGAACAGACCAAGCCCGCCTATCACCAGATCAATCCAAAAGGCCGTGTACCCGCACTTGTGGTCGAAGGTGGCATTCTGACGGAAACCGGCGCCCTGCTGGACTATATCGCGGATCTCGCTCCCGAGGCAGGTCTGCGTCCCGAAGATGCGCTGCAACAGGCCCGCATGCGCGAGGTGATGTACTACCTTGCCTCTACCATGCATGTGAATCACGCCCACAAGATGCGCGGCAGCCGCTGGGCGACGCAGCAATCCTCGTTTGACGACATGGCCGCAAAAGTGCCGGAAACCATGGCCACCTCTGCCGCTTATATCAGCGAAAACGGCCTGCGTGGCCCCTTTGTGCTGGGGGAGAAAATCTCCCTTGCGGACTGTTATCTTTTCGTGGTCTGCAACTGGCTCGAAGGGGATGGGGTATCAATTGCGGACTACCCCAAGATCCAGGAATTCATGACGGCGATGGAACAACGCGCCTCGGTCCAGGCGGTGCGCGCCAAATCCATGCTATGA
- a CDS encoding histidine phosphatase family protein: protein MSHITLIRHGQANTEARDEHSYDRLSDLGHRQAAWLGEHLRASGASHPRIYCGTLTRHIETAAGMGFTEEVVQDPRLNEMEYFTLAQAMEAQHGLSIPQEREGFIAHLPQVLSAWAEDKIDGAPESWHDFETRTQTALSEIAEGEGPALVVTSGGLISMAMRQAMALDINGMSRMALAIMNTSMHRLFPIGGHLSPVLFNAVPHLETPERHYAQTHL from the coding sequence ATGTCTCACATCACGCTGATCCGCCACGGGCAGGCAAACACCGAGGCGCGCGACGAACACAGCTATGACCGCCTCAGCGATCTGGGGCACCGGCAGGCCGCCTGGCTGGGCGAACACCTGCGCGCCAGCGGCGCCAGCCATCCGCGGATCTATTGCGGCACCCTGACCCGCCATATCGAGACCGCAGCTGGGATGGGCTTCACCGAAGAGGTGGTTCAGGATCCTCGCCTCAACGAGATGGAGTATTTCACGCTGGCGCAAGCAATGGAGGCGCAGCACGGGCTTTCCATCCCGCAAGAACGCGAAGGCTTCATCGCCCATCTGCCACAAGTTCTCAGCGCCTGGGCCGAAGACAAAATCGACGGCGCCCCCGAAAGCTGGCACGATTTTGAAACCCGGACCCAAACGGCCCTGAGCGAGATCGCAGAAGGGGAGGGTCCGGCGCTCGTTGTCACCTCAGGAGGGCTGATATCAATGGCGATGCGGCAAGCCATGGCGCTGGATATCAATGGCATGTCTCGTATGGCCCTTGCCATCATGAACACGTCGATGCACCGTCTGTTCCCGATCGGTGGCCACCTGTCTCCGGTGTTGTTCAACGCGGTGCCGCACCTTGAAACGCCAGAGCGGCATTATGCCCAGACGCACCTTTGA
- a CDS encoding hydantoinase/carbamoylase family amidase, translated as MTINPQRFLADLHTLRSFGASGVGKGVVRPAYSAVEIASRRWLASRMQEAGLEVRFDALGNLFGLAGKKSLLIGSHSDSQPEGGWLDGALGVIAGLEIARASKEAGGPPISVVSFQDEEGRFGVLTGSDVWTGRLPMSKADQLTDSSGQTLQSARQRMKAGADRTVPHDQFTGYLEMHIEQGPVLDSSTDRIGVVTDIVGIRNVQITFTGRQNHAGTTPMHLRRDAFQAVSALNMRLNERFAEVVTPATVWTLGHVVLHPNASSVVPGKAVFTFQWRDADKQRLEVMEQILRDSCSEIARDYGVVADLGTVMGIDPTAMDARLQAALAFAAEELAPGQWRKMPSGALHDASNVATIMPSAMLFVPSIGGISHAFDEDTDEEDLVLGLEVLAKAAEAL; from the coding sequence ATGACGATCAATCCCCAGCGTTTTTTGGCCGATTTGCATACACTGAGGTCATTTGGGGCCTCTGGCGTTGGCAAAGGGGTGGTGCGACCGGCCTATTCCGCTGTTGAAATCGCCTCACGTCGATGGCTGGCCAGTCGCATGCAGGAAGCAGGGCTTGAGGTTCGCTTTGATGCGCTTGGAAATCTGTTCGGTTTGGCAGGAAAAAAATCGCTCCTCATAGGCTCCCATAGTGATAGCCAGCCCGAAGGCGGCTGGCTCGATGGTGCGCTGGGTGTCATCGCCGGGCTGGAGATCGCACGGGCCAGCAAGGAAGCAGGTGGGCCGCCCATTTCCGTTGTCAGCTTTCAGGATGAAGAGGGGCGTTTTGGCGTTCTCACGGGCTCCGATGTCTGGACGGGGCGTTTGCCGATGTCCAAGGCGGATCAACTGACGGATAGCAGTGGCCAGACCTTGCAGTCGGCGCGCCAACGGATGAAGGCAGGGGCGGACAGGACCGTGCCGCATGATCAGTTCACAGGCTATCTCGAAATGCACATCGAACAGGGGCCTGTTCTGGATTCCTCCACAGACCGGATCGGTGTGGTCACGGATATCGTCGGTATTCGGAATGTTCAGATCACGTTCACCGGACGCCAGAACCACGCAGGTACCACCCCTATGCATTTGCGCAGGGACGCCTTCCAGGCAGTGTCAGCCTTGAACATGCGCCTCAACGAAAGGTTTGCGGAGGTCGTCACGCCTGCAACGGTCTGGACCCTCGGGCATGTGGTGCTGCATCCAAATGCTTCTTCGGTTGTGCCGGGTAAGGCTGTTTTCACGTTCCAGTGGCGCGATGCCGACAAGCAGCGCCTGGAGGTCATGGAGCAGATCCTGCGCGACAGCTGCAGCGAAATCGCCCGTGACTACGGGGTCGTTGCGGATCTCGGCACCGTGATGGGTATCGACCCCACCGCCATGGACGCCCGGCTGCAAGCGGCTCTGGCCTTTGCTGCAGAAGAACTTGCGCCGGGGCAGTGGCGCAAGATGCCATCGGGCGCTTTGCATGACGCGTCCAATGTGGCAACGATCATGCCAAGCGCAATGCTCTTCGTGCCTTCGATCGGCGGGATCAGCCACGCATTTGACGAAGACACGGATGAAGAGGATCTGGTCCTGGGGCTTGAGGTGCTTGCAAAGGCGGCAGAGGCACTGTGA
- a CDS encoding WGR domain-containing protein: MTTCLLYRQTPKRPARFYRIELAMNLFSEVSVLREWGVSGRGGQSVINIYGNLREASVAADRHRNRMLKRGYGRANMSAVAAE; this comes from the coding sequence ATGACCACCTGCCTGCTCTATCGCCAGACCCCCAAACGCCCTGCGCGGTTCTATCGGATCGAATTGGCAATGAACCTGTTTTCCGAGGTGTCAGTGCTCCGGGAATGGGGCGTTTCAGGGCGAGGCGGGCAGAGCGTCATCAATATCTACGGCAATCTGCGAGAAGCCTCTGTCGCGGCGGACAGGCACCGAAACCGCATGCTCAAACGCGGCTACGGCCGGGCCAACATGTCAGCCGTCGCAGCCGAGTAA
- a CDS encoding response regulator transcription factor gives MSAPLVTILDDEPEIRRILTETLEDAGFRTQSFSRAREFEASLKRVTPDVCLVDLSLPDTDGLSLVHRLALEQGAAVIIISGRAQVQDRVTGLELGADDYITKPFDPTEVVARIRARLRGGPRAQVQGGNSAQFSGWTAHFDRYVLEDADGGETPFSHAEGEVLRLFLESPKRLISRAQMQEALGGAAGDSFDRAMDVRVSRLRTKLREDPKNPRLIKTIYGAGYIFLGDVSWT, from the coding sequence ATGAGCGCGCCCTTAGTGACCATTTTGGATGATGAACCGGAAATCCGGCGGATCCTGACCGAAACTCTGGAAGATGCAGGCTTTCGCACGCAGAGTTTCTCTCGCGCACGCGAATTCGAAGCCTCACTGAAGCGCGTGACCCCCGATGTCTGTCTTGTGGACCTGTCGCTGCCCGACACCGACGGGCTGAGCCTGGTGCACCGCCTAGCCCTTGAACAAGGTGCGGCGGTGATCATCATCTCAGGGCGGGCACAGGTACAGGACCGGGTTACTGGCCTAGAGCTGGGCGCCGACGACTACATAACCAAACCTTTTGATCCCACCGAAGTGGTCGCTCGGATCCGTGCCCGCCTGCGCGGCGGTCCCCGCGCACAGGTGCAAGGCGGAAACTCGGCCCAGTTCTCCGGCTGGACGGCGCATTTCGATCGCTATGTGCTCGAAGATGCGGACGGAGGAGAAACGCCCTTTTCCCACGCAGAAGGAGAGGTCCTGCGCCTGTTCCTCGAAAGTCCAAAAAGGCTGATTTCCCGCGCCCAGATGCAAGAGGCCTTGGGCGGCGCGGCCGGAGACAGCTTTGACCGAGCAATGGATGTACGCGTCTCCCGTCTGCGTACCAAGCTTCGTGAAGACCCAAAGAACCCCCGGCTTATCAAGACGATATATGGTGCGGGCTATATCTTCCTTGGGGATGTGAGCTGGACCTGA
- a CDS encoding hybrid sensor histidine kinase/response regulator, translating into MKHSDKQRAAMTTAGLNLIAQALSIYDSDLRLAVCNRRFKEMFALPDRLVTPGARFDDTIRHIAESGEYGPIEDIDDFVQARVEQALAFVPHYLERTRANGQVISIEGAPLPQGGWVSVYTDITRTKRVELLLRARSEEMSDRLITHTEELSAANRKLAATNSALEEAKRQLTEIEARTRLTTEMMPAHIAHVDAEGYYTYTNRRLSSVFPSRPSDILGMHISEALGPAAFARIEPHLMAAYKGSSPVFEFTEEHGSRRIRVAFTPDNSGGVFILSMDVTEETQARVALQQARRREMAAQMTSGLAHDFSNLLTIILGMQGKLAKMDLPPEAEELIQGTLSAARRGGRLLNRIGEMTGQRTLRPQATDMHVLLNELKILASPSLPQGIGLSILDNMPDVLLLLDAGKLQDALLNLIFNARDACGTTGQITVSAHAVGETWLEITVTDTGPGFSPEALKQALNPFFTTKGSEGSGLGLPTVYDMAKSTGGDMRIGNTVSGASVTLRLPYRLAPDASGGIALLVEDSESLRATFRDMLIALGYSVIEATSVDEASALTADIPDIALVLSDIRLEGEATGIDLADRLAGSHLPHILMTSLPPGDALHRAALRRGPVLQKPFTTQQLSALIKPETAS; encoded by the coding sequence ATGAAGCACTCAGACAAACAGCGCGCCGCAATGACGACTGCCGGGCTCAACCTGATTGCCCAGGCCTTGTCGATTTACGACAGTGACCTGCGTCTGGCCGTCTGCAATCGTCGTTTCAAGGAGATGTTCGCCCTGCCCGACAGGTTGGTCACGCCCGGCGCACGCTTCGACGACACCATCCGCCACATCGCCGAAAGCGGAGAATATGGCCCCATCGAGGATATCGACGATTTCGTTCAGGCCCGCGTCGAACAGGCGCTTGCCTTTGTTCCCCACTACCTGGAACGCACCCGGGCCAACGGGCAGGTGATCTCGATCGAAGGGGCGCCACTGCCCCAGGGCGGATGGGTCTCCGTCTACACGGATATCACGCGCACCAAACGGGTCGAACTGTTGCTCAGGGCCCGGTCCGAGGAAATGTCGGATCGGCTGATCACTCACACTGAAGAGCTCTCTGCCGCCAACCGCAAGCTCGCCGCCACCAATAGCGCCCTGGAAGAGGCCAAGCGGCAGCTGACCGAGATCGAAGCGCGCACCCGTCTGACCACCGAGATGATGCCGGCCCATATCGCCCATGTGGACGCGGAGGGCTACTACACCTACACCAACAGGCGGCTTAGCTCGGTTTTTCCCAGCCGCCCCTCGGACATCCTCGGAATGCATATTTCCGAAGCGCTTGGACCTGCCGCCTTTGCCCGGATCGAACCTCACCTTATGGCGGCCTACAAGGGCAGCAGCCCGGTCTTTGAATTCACCGAGGAACACGGCAGCCGCCGAATCCGCGTCGCCTTTACGCCCGACAACAGCGGCGGTGTATTCATCCTCTCGATGGACGTTACGGAAGAAACCCAGGCCCGCGTCGCCCTGCAACAGGCCCGTCGCCGCGAGATGGCGGCACAGATGACCTCGGGTCTGGCGCATGACTTTTCCAACCTTCTGACCATCATACTTGGCATGCAGGGCAAACTTGCAAAAATGGATCTGCCGCCCGAGGCTGAGGAATTGATCCAAGGCACACTGTCTGCAGCACGGCGCGGCGGTCGGCTGCTCAACCGGATAGGAGAGATGACCGGCCAGCGGACGCTCCGCCCGCAAGCCACGGACATGCATGTGCTTCTCAACGAACTGAAGATCCTTGCCTCCCCCTCTTTGCCGCAGGGCATCGGCCTCAGCATTCTCGACAACATGCCAGATGTCCTGTTGCTGCTCGATGCGGGCAAACTTCAGGATGCCCTGCTGAATTTGATCTTCAATGCTCGCGATGCCTGCGGCACAACCGGGCAGATCACCGTCAGCGCCCATGCGGTTGGGGAAACCTGGCTTGAAATCACGGTCACGGACACAGGCCCGGGCTTTTCCCCCGAAGCGCTCAAGCAGGCGCTGAACCCCTTCTTCACCACCAAGGGCAGCGAAGGGTCAGGTCTTGGCCTGCCCACCGTCTATGATATGGCAAAATCTACGGGCGGAGACATGCGCATCGGCAATACCGTGTCAGGCGCAAGCGTTACCCTGCGCCTACCCTACAGGCTGGCGCCTGACGCCTCCGGCGGGATTGCACTGCTGGTTGAAGACAGCGAGAGCCTGCGCGCCACTTTCCGTGACATGCTGATCGCCCTCGGCTATTCCGTGATCGAAGCCACCAGTGTAGATGAGGCGTCGGCCCTGACGGCGGATATTCCCGATATCGCATTGGTCCTGTCGGATATTCGCTTGGAAGGAGAGGCAACAGGCATCGATCTGGCCGATCGTCTGGCGGGTTCTCACTTGCCGCATATTCTGATGACCTCCCTGCCACCGGGAGATGCGCTTCACCGCGCCGCCCTTCGGCGCGGGCCCGTCCTGCAGAAACCCTTTACCACCCAGCAGCTCTCGGCGCTGATCAAACCGGAGACCGCATCATGA
- a CDS encoding AMP-binding protein, whose translation MAQTQSSAAGLQSLPALLERNATEFADQPAYREKEFGIWQAWTWAQAAKEIEALALGLINLGVQEGDFIAIIGRNRPYLYWSMVAAQSVGAVPVPVYNDSAAEELAYVLDHCGARYVIAEDQEQVDKVLEIQDQLHDLKHVIYLDPRGMRKYDHHTLHQYSHVQEQGRAAYDEWITDLKERRAKLTYDSTCVMLYTSGTTGKPKGVVLSNRNVIESAKNSADFDGLTRNEDILSYLPMAWVGDFIFSIGQAYWCGFCVNCPESQDTMMTDLREIGPTYFFAPPRVFEGQLTSVMIRMEDAGSLKRKMFHHFLAHAKKVGGDILDGKPVGLMDRLKYKLGDILVYGPLKDTLGYGRIRVGYTAGEAIGPEIFDFYRSLGINLKQLYGQTEATVFITVQPDGEVRADTVGVPAPDVEIRIDDNGEIFYRSPGVFVEYYKNAESTASTKDPEGWVATGDAGFIETDSGHLRIIDRAKDVGKMANGAMFAPKYVENKLKFYPDILEAVLFGNGKDRCVAFINIDLTAVGNWAERNNIAYASYQELAGHPKVLESIREHVEEVNKSVAADEMLSGCQVHRFVVLHKELDADDGEMTRTRKVRRRIVEDKFADIITALYDGSEQISTTTEVTYEDGRKGAISATLTIMDAKVAAVAPQQVAAE comes from the coding sequence TTGGCTCAGACGCAGTCGAGCGCCGCAGGACTTCAGTCCTTGCCGGCGCTGCTTGAACGTAATGCCACCGAGTTTGCCGATCAGCCCGCCTACCGGGAAAAGGAATTCGGCATTTGGCAGGCCTGGACCTGGGCGCAAGCCGCCAAGGAGATCGAGGCGCTGGCTCTTGGCCTGATCAATCTTGGGGTTCAGGAAGGCGACTTCATCGCAATCATCGGGCGCAACCGTCCCTACCTCTATTGGTCGATGGTTGCCGCGCAATCCGTGGGTGCGGTGCCGGTGCCGGTCTACAACGACTCTGCCGCCGAAGAACTGGCTTATGTGCTGGATCACTGCGGCGCGCGCTATGTGATTGCGGAAGATCAGGAACAGGTCGACAAGGTGCTGGAGATCCAGGACCAACTGCATGATCTCAAGCACGTGATTTACCTCGATCCGCGCGGCATGCGCAAATATGACCACCACACGCTGCACCAGTACAGCCACGTGCAGGAGCAGGGCCGCGCCGCCTATGACGAGTGGATCACCGACCTGAAGGAACGCCGGGCCAAGCTGACCTACGACAGCACCTGCGTGATGCTCTATACCTCGGGCACCACGGGCAAGCCCAAGGGCGTGGTTCTCTCGAACCGCAACGTGATTGAAAGCGCAAAGAATTCGGCCGATTTCGATGGGCTCACCCGCAACGAGGACATTCTTTCGTACCTGCCGATGGCCTGGGTGGGGGATTTCATCTTCTCGATCGGCCAGGCCTACTGGTGCGGCTTCTGCGTGAACTGCCCGGAAAGCCAGGACACGATGATGACCGACCTGCGAGAGATCGGTCCGACCTACTTCTTTGCGCCGCCGCGCGTGTTCGAAGGCCAGCTGACCAGCGTCATGATCCGGATGGAGGACGCAGGCAGTCTCAAGCGCAAGATGTTCCACCACTTCTTGGCCCACGCCAAGAAGGTCGGCGGCGACATCCTGGATGGCAAGCCCGTGGGCCTCATGGACCGGCTGAAATACAAGCTGGGTGACATTCTGGTCTACGGCCCGCTGAAAGACACGCTTGGCTATGGCCGTATCCGCGTCGGCTATACCGCCGGTGAGGCCATTGGCCCGGAGATCTTTGATTTCTACCGCTCGCTGGGGATCAACCTCAAACAGCTCTATGGTCAGACCGAAGCGACGGTGTTCATCACTGTGCAGCCCGATGGCGAAGTGCGCGCCGACACCGTTGGTGTGCCTGCACCGGATGTGGAAATCCGCATCGATGACAATGGTGAGATCTTCTACCGCTCGCCGGGTGTCTTTGTGGAATACTACAAGAACGCCGAGTCCACTGCTTCGACCAAGGACCCCGAAGGTTGGGTGGCAACAGGCGACGCGGGGTTCATCGAGACGGACAGCGGCCACCTGCGCATCATCGACCGCGCCAAGGACGTCGGCAAAATGGCCAACGGCGCGATGTTCGCGCCCAAGTATGTCGAGAACAAGCTGAAGTTCTATCCCGACATCCTTGAGGCTGTGCTCTTTGGCAATGGTAAGGACCGCTGTGTGGCCTTCATCAACATTGACCTTACCGCCGTGGGCAACTGGGCCGAACGCAACAACATCGCCTATGCCTCCTATCAGGAGCTGGCGGGCCATCCCAAGGTTCTGGAGAGCATCCGCGAGCATGTTGAAGAGGTGAACAAATCCGTCGCCGCCGACGAAATGCTGTCGGGCTGCCAGGTGCATCGCTTTGTGGTGCTGCACAAAGAACTGGACGCCGATGATGGTGAGATGACCCGCACCCGCAAGGTGCGCCGCCGCATCGTCGAGGACAAGTTCGCCGATATCATCACCGCGCTTTATGACGGTTCCGAGCAGATCTCGACCACAACCGAGGTGACCTACGAGGACGGCCGCAAGGGCGCCATCAGCGCTACGCTGACCATAATGGATGCAAAGGTGGCTGCGGTCGCTCCGCAGCAGGTGGCAGCCGAATGA
- a CDS encoding ABC transporter ATP-binding protein, whose amino-acid sequence MEEGYITEDGRKIGGVVMEMKNITLRFGGVVAIKDISFDIRQGEIRAIIGPNGAGKSSMLNVISGFYIPQEGEVFYQGKPRPQMRPYEVARQGIARTFQNIALFEGMSVLDNVMTGRLNYMKTGLLQQAWWKGKAEQEETENREVVERVIDFLEIQHIRKTPVARLPYGLKKRVELARALAAEPSLLLLDEPMAGMNVEEKEDMSRFILDVNDEFGTTIALIEHDMGVVMDLSDRVVVMDYGKKIGDGTPDEVRNNQDVIDAYLGVAHD is encoded by the coding sequence ATGGAAGAAGGATACATCACCGAGGATGGCCGCAAGATTGGCGGTGTGGTGATGGAAATGAAGAATATCACCCTGCGGTTTGGCGGTGTGGTTGCGATCAAGGACATCTCGTTCGACATCCGCCAGGGCGAGATCCGCGCGATCATCGGTCCGAACGGTGCGGGTAAATCCTCGATGCTGAACGTGATCTCGGGCTTCTACATCCCGCAGGAAGGCGAGGTTTTCTATCAGGGCAAACCGCGCCCCCAGATGCGCCCTTATGAGGTTGCGCGTCAGGGCATCGCACGCACCTTCCAGAATATCGCTCTGTTTGAAGGGATGAGCGTTCTGGACAACGTGATGACCGGACGGCTCAACTACATGAAAACGGGCCTGTTGCAGCAGGCGTGGTGGAAGGGCAAGGCCGAACAGGAAGAGACCGAGAACCGCGAAGTTGTGGAAAGGGTCATCGACTTTCTGGAAATCCAGCACATCCGCAAGACCCCGGTGGCGCGTTTGCCCTATGGTCTGAAGAAACGGGTGGAATTGGCGCGTGCCCTTGCGGCCGAGCCGAGCCTGCTTCTTCTGGATGAACCCATGGCCGGTATGAACGTCGAGGAAAAAGAGGACATGTCCCGCTTTATCCTGGATGTGAATGATGAATTCGGCACCACAATCGCCCTTATTGAACACGATATGGGCGTGGTGATGGATCTGTCCGACCGGGTGGTCGTGATGGATTACGGCAAGAAGATCGGCGATGGAACGCCGGACGAGGTCCGCAACAACCAGGATGTGATCGACGCCTACCTTGGCGTTGCGCATGACTGA